The proteins below are encoded in one region of Lonchura striata isolate bLonStr1 chromosome 1, bLonStr1.mat, whole genome shotgun sequence:
- the LRRC3B gene encoding leucine-rich repeat-containing protein 3B, with protein MHLVDLWLTRSLSMCLLLQSFVLMILCFHSASMCPKGCLCSHSGGLNVSCSNANLKEIPRDLPPETVLLYLDSNQITSIPNEIFKDLHQLRVLNLSKNGIEFIDEHAFKGVAETLQTLDLSDNRIKSVHKNAFNNLKARARIANNPWHCDCTLQQVLRSMASNHETANNVICKTSVLDEHAGRPFLNAANDADLCNLPKKTTDYAMLVTMFGWFTMVISYVVYYVRQNQEDARRHLEYLKSLPSRQKKPDEADDISTVV; from the coding sequence ATGCATTTGGTAGACCTGTGGTTAACTCGTTCCCTCTCCATGTGTCTGCTCTTACAAAGTTTTGTCCTCATGATACTGTGCTTTCATTCTGCCAGTATGTGCCCAAAAGGCTGCCTCTGTTCCCACTCTGGAGGTCTCAATGTCAGCTGTAGCAATGCAAACCTCAAGGAAATACCCAGAGATCTTCCCCCAGAAACAGTCTTACTTTATTTGGACTCCAATCAGATAACATCTATCCCCAACGAAATTTTTAAGGACTTGCACCAATTGAGAGTCCTCAATTTATCAAAAAATGGGATTGAGTTTATCGATGAACATGCCTTTAAAGGGGTGGCAGAAACCTTGCAGACTCTGGATTTGTCCGACAACCGGATTAAAAGCGTGCACAAAAACGCTTTCAACAACCTGAAGGCCAGGGCCAGAATTGCCAACAACCCCTGGCACTGTGACTGCACGCTGCAGCAGGTGCTGCGGAGCATGGCCTCCAACCACGAGACTGCCAACAACGTCATCTGCAAGACCTCTGTGCTGGACGAGCACGCGGGGAGACCCTTCCTCAACGCTGCCAACGACGCCGACCTCTGCAACCTCCCTAAAAAGACTACTGACTACGCCATGCTGGTCACCATGTTTGGCTGGTTCACCATGGTGATCTCCTACGTGGTTTATTACGTCCGACAGAACCAGGAGGATGCAAGGAGGCACCTTGAGTACTTGAAATCCCTGCCAAGCAGGCAAAAGAAACCAGATGAAGCCGATGACATTAGCACTGTGGTATAG